A section of the Corynebacterium tuberculostearicum genome encodes:
- a CDS encoding N-acetylglutamate synthase, CG3035 family — protein MSRIFRSDAVQVGERVVARRDFGDVHSDVIGHVLSLDPLVIRPQEVGGYPSDLEAVEIPPEQLKIIKRLSPRMVRNSDIRAVEVAAAAAFPDTDHAWTSDGSWLLRASDGVSGHSNSAVPVGPSAGFTPVPLEEIKAFYARHNLPVRLLVPERIGKPAERLLADPAWETEPEILAMVLRDLPTLADAPSTSPTFHLTAQPDDEWLAMYQSRTDALPANALQSLGAHIEGPLGFGRLVLDGETVAIARGTLSESGDGTTWLGLSSIEVAEDFRRRGYGALALQHLLHWGHNNGAEHAYLTAPTSNIAGVRLAEKLGFIEQHRRIYARLRD, from the coding sequence ATGTCACGCATTTTCCGCTCCGATGCTGTCCAAGTAGGCGAGCGCGTGGTGGCCCGGCGCGACTTCGGCGATGTGCATAGCGATGTCATCGGACATGTGCTGAGCCTCGATCCCCTGGTCATTCGCCCACAAGAGGTCGGCGGCTACCCTTCCGACCTGGAGGCGGTGGAGATCCCGCCGGAGCAGCTAAAGATCATCAAGCGCCTCTCTCCGCGCATGGTCCGCAATTCCGATATCCGCGCCGTGGAGGTTGCCGCGGCCGCGGCTTTCCCCGACACAGACCACGCCTGGACCAGCGATGGTTCCTGGCTGTTGCGCGCGAGCGACGGGGTTTCCGGCCACTCCAACTCGGCCGTGCCCGTGGGACCTTCGGCCGGCTTCACTCCGGTGCCACTGGAGGAGATTAAGGCCTTCTACGCCCGCCACAATCTGCCGGTGCGCCTATTGGTTCCGGAGCGCATTGGCAAACCGGCCGAGCGCCTGCTCGCCGACCCAGCTTGGGAGACCGAGCCAGAAATCCTCGCCATGGTCCTGAGGGATCTGCCCACGCTTGCCGACGCCCCCTCTACCTCCCCCACCTTCCACCTCACCGCCCAGCCCGACGACGAGTGGCTGGCGATGTATCAATCCCGCACCGATGCCCTTCCTGCCAACGCGTTGCAGAGCCTTGGCGCTCACATCGAGGGACCGCTCGGCTTTGGCCGCCTGGTCCTCGATGGCGAGACCGTCGCCATCGCCCGCGGCACCCTGAGCGAATCCGGCGATGGCACCACGTGGCTGGGTCTTTCTTCCATCGAAGTGGCCGAGGACTTCCGCCGCCGCGGATACGGAGCGCTCGCGCTCCAACATTTGCTGCACTGGGGCCACAACAACGGCGCTGAGCACGCGTACCTCACCGCGCCGACCTCGAATATCGCCGGCGTGCGGCTGGCGGAGAAGCTCGGCTTCATCGAGCAGCACCGGCGCATCTACGCCCGCCTGCGCGACTAG
- a CDS encoding peptide deformylase, with amino-acid sequence MTIRPIVIHGETVLHEPTQPVEESEISTPEMQQLIADMYETMDAANGVGLAANQVGIGKRLFVYHCPDTDGPNGTELPSEEAGMRKGCVINPVLETSEIPETMPADDGSDDEGCLSVPGEGFPTGRADWARVTGKDENGNDISVEGYGFFARCLQHETGHLDGFLYTDTLIGRYKRQAKKAIKRHGWTEPGYSWVPGEDADPFGHDD; translated from the coding sequence ATGACTATTCGCCCCATCGTTATCCACGGCGAGACCGTGCTCCACGAACCCACCCAACCGGTGGAAGAATCCGAGATTTCCACCCCGGAAATGCAGCAACTCATCGCGGACATGTATGAAACCATGGACGCCGCCAATGGCGTAGGCTTGGCCGCTAACCAGGTAGGAATTGGCAAGCGCCTCTTTGTCTACCACTGCCCCGATACGGACGGCCCCAATGGCACCGAGCTGCCGTCCGAGGAGGCGGGCATGCGCAAGGGCTGCGTTATCAACCCCGTGCTGGAGACCTCCGAGATTCCAGAGACCATGCCTGCCGACGACGGCTCCGATGACGAGGGTTGCCTCTCCGTGCCGGGCGAGGGCTTTCCCACCGGCCGCGCCGACTGGGCGCGCGTGACCGGCAAGGACGAAAACGGCAATGACATCTCCGTCGAGGGTTATGGCTTTTTCGCCCGCTGCCTGCAGCACGAGACCGGCCACCTCGATGGCTTCCTCTACACCGATACCCTCATTGGCCGCTATAAGCGCCAGGCCAAGAAGGCCATTAAGCGCCACGGCTGGACCGAGCCGGGCTACTCCTGGGTCCCAGGTGAGGACGCCGATCCCTTCGGCCACGACGACTAA
- a CDS encoding LytR C-terminal domain-containing protein — translation MTNVNPENSTDKVSDETRAGSAAGASACSAAKQRPAGGGAHAKKGGLPLRGLAMVLIAVAVMLGLWALYSMTSGDDDSTVASESTQENSTGSTIGAAPEGSAGPGAAGSRAPGASEGASAPAPAPAPGEGEGDGAGDRAASGAADERAAAEGDAAAGEENAHSAARDRNDIKVSVLNNSGEVDKAKKEADSLKGGGFKVGYVGNLPGDVLTVPKTTVFFPEGDASAEALAKEVAARYQADVAPMNRDLPKEATDDGAVVVALAVPQA, via the coding sequence GTGACTAATGTGAATCCGGAAAATTCGACCGACAAGGTATCCGACGAAACCCGCGCCGGCTCTGCTGCCGGCGCCTCCGCTTGCAGTGCTGCTAAGCAGCGCCCCGCTGGCGGAGGCGCGCACGCTAAAAAGGGCGGCCTCCCGCTGCGCGGCCTGGCGATGGTCCTCATCGCCGTGGCCGTCATGCTCGGCCTCTGGGCTTTGTACTCCATGACCTCGGGCGACGATGACTCCACCGTGGCCTCCGAGAGCACGCAGGAAAACTCCACCGGTTCCACCATCGGTGCCGCGCCCGAAGGTTCTGCCGGCCCCGGCGCCGCAGGCTCCCGTGCCCCTGGCGCTTCCGAAGGTGCTAGCGCCCCAGCCCCCGCACCGGCGCCAGGTGAGGGCGAAGGCGACGGCGCAGGCGACCGAGCTGCCTCCGGCGCTGCCGATGAGCGAGCCGCGGCCGAGGGAGATGCCGCCGCAGGCGAGGAAAACGCCCACTCCGCCGCGCGCGACCGCAACGATATTAAGGTCAGCGTCCTCAATAACTCCGGCGAGGTAGACAAGGCCAAGAAGGAAGCCGATTCCCTCAAGGGCGGCGGCTTCAAGGTTGGCTACGTGGGCAACCTGCCGGGCGATGTCCTCACCGTTCCAAAGACCACCGTCTTCTTCCCCGAGGGTGACGCCTCCGCTGAGGCTCTGGCCAAGGAGGTCGCCGCTCGCTACCAGGCTGATGTTGCCCCGATGAACCGCGACCTGCCTAAGGAAGCAACCGATGACGGTGCCGTCGTCGTCGCCCTGGCGGTACCGCAGGCCTAA
- a CDS encoding DUF3263 domain-containing protein, with protein MPYSLGMNPLSDLDAAILDFEETAPRSIGRKEEAIRAQLDISPVRYHQRLNLLLDAPAAAQSHPLLVARLRRLREEREDTRRAARGNTPDS; from the coding sequence ATGCCTTACAGTTTAGGCATGAACCCCTTGTCTGACCTAGACGCCGCCATTTTGGACTTCGAGGAAACCGCGCCGCGCAGCATCGGCCGCAAGGAAGAGGCCATCCGCGCGCAGCTGGACATCTCCCCGGTGCGCTACCACCAGCGCCTAAACCTGCTTCTCGACGCCCCCGCGGCCGCCCAATCCCACCCCCTCCTGGTTGCACGGCTGCGGCGCCTGCGCGAGGAGCGAGAAGACACGCGGCGCGCCGCGCGGGGAAATACCCCAGATAGTTAA